TACCGTGCTCTCCTGCCCGTGCCGCTTCAATGGATGCATTCAAAGCGAGAAGATTTGTCTGTTCGGCAATATCACCGACAAGGGAGATAATTTCCCCGACTTTTCTTGCATTGTCGTCGAGCCGTTCCACTGCCGTAAGGGACGCCTGGTTTTCTTTCGCCAGGCGCTGGATGCCTGCAACAAGTGATTCAATCACCCGCTGGGACTCTTCGAGACTCGCCACCATGTCTCTTGACAGATCATTTGACGACCGGGCATGACGCTCCACCTGATCCGCCGTCTGCCGAACGTCTTCCATCGCTTCCGCCGTCGCCTGGATAGACGATGAAGATTCCTGTGCTCCGTTTGCAATATCTTCGACGGTCTGGCTGATCGTCTCCGCCTGATTGGCTGCTTCATTGGAGGCTTCTTTAATATCCACCACCCGCTCATTTGTCATGGCAAAAGTCGTATTGACTTCGTTGATCATGGTACAAAGACTGTCAATCATTTCATTATAGGCCAACGCCAGTGAGCGAAGCTCGTCATCGGATTTCGGTACTTCAACTTTGTCGCGGATATCCCCTTCCGCCACTTTCTTAGCCCCTTCCTCAAGTTTTTGAATCGGTTTGACAATGACCTTCGAGCCAAGATAACCGAGAATCGCGGACCAGCCAATCCCCATTGCGAGTGTCATAAGCATGAAGGCGCTCTCATTTATCCCGATCGCATCACCGATGATGTCATACAGATAGAAGATAAAGAAAGCACTTACAGTATATGTAATGAACGCGACTGTGCTGATGCCTAGCACCATTTTTTTTGTGATGCTGAAGCGGTAATGCTGTTTTGCCATGATAGATCCCCCCTGAATATCCCATTAATTCTATTTTTATACCCCAAAAAAGAGAGCTCGAAAAGGAGCTCTTTTTTTTGAGGCGCCATTAATTCCGTTCGATTTTTTTAAGCAGCTGTTCAACAGCGTGATTGATTTCTTCATAGGCTGCCTCATACTCCTCATCTCCCCCGCCGAACGGATCGGCAATATCGAGTGAAGGCATATCCCATTTCAGTTTGTCGATGTTGGACTGATAAGGCATAAGTGCATCAAGGAGCTCTTCTTCAAGTTCCGTCTGCCCGGAGATCTCTCCATCTTTGTTGTAGGCCCGGACGTTTCGTTCATTGGCGTTTAAGATTTCGGAACGTTTCAGGTCCATCTCTGCCTCTTCCTGTTTGATTTGATCCATCTTTTGACTCATCTCACTGTGATCTGCGGTGTATTCTTTCAGGGTATAGACTTTATCCACCGCCTCCGGATAATGCTCGATCAGTGAGCGCTTATGATGCTCCGTCATCGTCAGGACCAGATCGGCACTCCTCAGCTGACCTTCATCAAGGACTCGTGACTGATGGCTTTCCATGATTCCTCTCGTCTGCAGCACTCTTCTTGTGCCTTCTGACATGGGCATGCCTTCCACACCATGCAGACCGGCAGAATCGGCAACGATATCCTCATCGGTTTTTTTATGCTCAAGGAGCGCTTCAGCCATTGGACTCCGGCACGTATTGCCCGTACAGATAAACAGTACTTTTGTCATCGGATTACCCCCATTGCGATTTCTATTTTATCATAGTTCTTATTCCTTGTACGTGCATGTGTGAAACATTCGCAAAAAAACGGGACTCATTTATAACCGGGCCTTTTTTCCCCCTGATGCCTTCTCCAGCCGATTCATGATGGCCCCGCCAAGCTCCGTCTCCGGAAACGTACAGACGAGCAGCATATCCACTTCACCGGTCTTAAACTGCCGCAGAGCCCGGTACAGTTCCCGTCCGACAGCCGCGAGATCCGTCTCCGAGCCGACGGACACTTCCTGATGGGCACCGGTGAGACCCGCCCATTCATTCACGATGATCGCGCCTGTCAGGAGGCCGTCTTCCTTCGCTTTTCTGATTGCCTGTTTCAGGGCTGCCAGTTCCCCTTCAACGAGATAGAGGGGCACATCCGGTGCATAGTGGGTATATTTCATCCCCGGCGAACGCGGCGCTTCATCCGACTTCAGAAGAGACGGATCGATCGCGACGTGTTCAGCCACCTCCCTGAGCGCCTCGAGGGTCACGCCGCCCGGGCGAAGGACTGTCACCTGGCCGTCTGTCACCTCAACGACCGTCGACTCGAGACCCACACCGGCGGGACCGCCGTCAAGGATCATGGGGATCCGGCCGTTCAGATCCTCTTCGACGTGCGCCGCTTCAGTGGGACTCGGGCGTCCTGAACGGTTACCGCTCGGTGCCGCGAGGGGTCTTCCGGACGCTTCGATCAGGCGAAGGGCGACCGGGTGGTCCGGCATCCGGAGCCCGACCGTCGGCAGACCTGCCGTGACCGCCCCAGATAACGTGCCGTTATGCGGCAGGACAATCGTCAGAGGCCCCGGCCAAAAAGCGGCCATCAGATCCTTTGCCGTCTTAGGCAACGTCAACGTCCATCTCGCCGCGTCTTCTATCGAGGCAACGTGAACAATCAGCGGATTATCCGCAGGCCTTCCCTTCGCCTCAAAAATCCGCCGAATCGCTTCATCACTCGTGGCATCGCCACCGAGTCCGTAGACCGTTTCTGTCGGAAATGCCACGACTTCACCATTTCGAATCAGCTCAGCCGCTTCCGCGATCGCCCGGTCGGCCCCGGTATCCACATTGTTATGCACAAGGTTATCCACAGAACGTGTGACCGTTTTGTGCGCTTCCATGTCATATGCTCCTTTCTCTTGCGGCTGTAAGGGTGAAATCCCCTTTATCCCGAATACTGCAAGATGTTTTCTTGTCAGAAACTATGTTCTTATGCACAAGTTATCCACAGGCCGCTGTGCATAAACCTGTGTGTATCCTGTGGGGAACTGCCACAGGCTCCCGTTTAGCCGTGTATCCATACCGCGACAATCCGTTCATTGCCGTTGATGTCACGGATGACCTCAGGGGATGACTCAGGAAAACGATCCGTGATCATGGTCCTGACAGCATCCCCCTGATTCCAGCCGATTTCAAAAAACAGCCATGTGCCTTCAGGGTGCAGGACCCTGTGAAGATCCTCAATCATCGTCCGGTATGCAGCAAGGCCGTTTTCTTCAGCAAAGAGCGCCGTATGCGGTTCGTGGTTCTTGACGTTGTCTTTCATCATCGCCTGATCCGACTCCGGGATATAAGGCGGGTTTGACACGATCAGTCTCGGCCTTATCCCGGATTCAATAATGGGATCAAGATAGCTGCCTGCCAAAAACGTGACCGGGGCTTCATGAGCCTCTGCATTGATTCTTGCCATTTCGAGGGCCGCGCGGCTGATATCTGTCGCAATCACCCGTGTTGCCTGATTTCCCTTCAGCCATCCGGGAATCTCGAGGGCCAGTGTAATCGCGAGGATGCCGCTCCCGGTGCCGATATCCACGATCCCCAGCTCTTCCTGACTGTCTGCGTCCCAGCTTGTGGACAACCCTGTGGACAGCCGTTCTTTCACCGCTTCAACGAGTTCCTCAGTCTCCGGCCTCGGGATCAGTACGTCCCGGTTCACCCGGAAACGGCGTCCGTAAAACACTTCTTCTCCGGTCAGGTGCTGAACCGGGATTCCCGCCGCCGCTTTTTGGATGTCGGCACTGAAGGCTTCATCCAAAGACCGTTCAAGCGGAGTCCGCATTTCGGCAAACAGCCTCGAGCGGCTCCAGCCTGTGTGATGCATCATCAGGATCCTTGCAATCTCCACTTCATAGCCGTTTGCTTCCACAAAAGAAGAAGCCCATCGGAGGGCTTCATGTACGGTTCGGCAGGACGCATCAGGCCTGTGCATTTTCCATCATCCGTGACTGTTCTTCGACAATGAGGGCCTCAATAATCTCATCGAGCTTCCC
This genomic window from [Bacillus] selenitireducens MLS10 contains:
- a CDS encoding methyl-accepting chemotaxis protein; protein product: MAKQHYRFSITKKMVLGISTVAFITYTVSAFFIFYLYDIIGDAIGINESAFMLMTLAMGIGWSAILGYLGSKVIVKPIQKLEEGAKKVAEGDIRDKVEVPKSDDELRSLALAYNEMIDSLCTMINEVNTTFAMTNERVVDIKEASNEAANQAETISQTVEDIANGAQESSSSIQATAEAMEDVRQTADQVERHARSSNDLSRDMVASLEESQRVIESLVAGIQRLAKENQASLTAVERLDDNARKVGEIISLVGDIAEQTNLLALNASIEAARAGEHGKGFAVVADEVRKLADQSGNAVQGITELIQTIQGDVKHVVAQITEQVAYANEEADKGSETNQSIIVMGDNVREVASAVQDILKLVKKQVTSIERTSTEAQTVAGVAEETAAGAADVTASTEEQTAVMQEVASSAEVLLEQAQTLKTSIEKFKINETVRMKGE
- the prmC gene encoding peptide chain release factor N(5)-glutamine methyltransferase, whose translation is MHRPDASCRTVHEALRWASSFVEANGYEVEIARILMMHHTGWSRSRLFAEMRTPLERSLDEAFSADIQKAAAGIPVQHLTGEEVFYGRRFRVNRDVLIPRPETEELVEAVKERLSTGLSTSWDADSQEELGIVDIGTGSGILAITLALEIPGWLKGNQATRVIATDISRAALEMARINAEAHEAPVTFLAGSYLDPIIESGIRPRLIVSNPPYIPESDQAMMKDNVKNHEPHTALFAEENGLAAYRTMIEDLHRVLHPEGTWLFFEIGWNQGDAVRTMITDRFPESSPEVIRDINGNERIVAVWIHG
- a CDS encoding low molecular weight protein arginine phosphatase; protein product: MTKVLFICTGNTCRSPMAEALLEHKKTDEDIVADSAGLHGVEGMPMSEGTRRVLQTRGIMESHQSRVLDEGQLRSADLVLTMTEHHKRSLIEHYPEAVDKVYTLKEYTADHSEMSQKMDQIKQEEAEMDLKRSEILNANERNVRAYNKDGEISGQTELEEELLDALMPYQSNIDKLKWDMPSLDIADPFGGGDEEYEAAYEEINHAVEQLLKKIERN
- a CDS encoding L-threonylcarbamoyladenylate synthase, with the translated sequence MEAHKTVTRSVDNLVHNNVDTGADRAIAEAAELIRNGEVVAFPTETVYGLGGDATSDEAIRRIFEAKGRPADNPLIVHVASIEDAARWTLTLPKTAKDLMAAFWPGPLTIVLPHNGTLSGAVTAGLPTVGLRMPDHPVALRLIEASGRPLAAPSGNRSGRPSPTEAAHVEEDLNGRIPMILDGGPAGVGLESTVVEVTDGQVTVLRPGGVTLEALREVAEHVAIDPSLLKSDEAPRSPGMKYTHYAPDVPLYLVEGELAALKQAIRKAKEDGLLTGAIIVNEWAGLTGAHQEVSVGSETDLAAVGRELYRALRQFKTGEVDMLLVCTFPETELGGAIMNRLEKASGGKKARL